The Xylanibacillus composti genomic interval GTCAGCACGCACACCATCAACTTGCAGGAACAGCTTCGCCAGCGGGACATTCCGTTATTAAATGAGCTCTTTCCCGTGCCATTCCGGGCTGCCGTTCTAAAAGGCCGCAGCCATTACTTGTGTCTCCGCAAATTCGAGCATAAAATTAATCATAGGGACTTTGATGCAATCAAGGACGATCTGGTCGCAGCTTCACAGATGGTGATCTGGCTTGGAGAAACCGATCATGGGGATGAGGAGGAACTGCAGTTCGGCAACAAAGGCGCCGAGTTCTGGTCAGACGTTTCCAGCGACGCCGATTCCTGCCTCAACCGGGCATGTCCTTGGTTCCGGCGTTGTTTCTACCATAGGGCGAAGCATCAGGCGAATATTGCGGATGTGGTCATCACGAATCATTCCCTGTTATTCACGGATACACAGGCGGATTCGCGCCTTCTGCCTGCATATTCCCGGCTCATTGTAGACGAGGCCCATCATTTCGAGGAAACGGCGGCCAAGCATTTGGGCAGTCAAGCGAACTATTTCGGTCTGCTGAATACGCTCGGTTGGCTGTACAAGGATGGCCAGAACGGCAGGCTGCCTGCATTGGCGAGAATGCTGCGCAGCGAGGCAGCCAGCGCCCCTACGGAGGCTTATCCTGAACAATGGGCCGAGGAGACAGAAGCACTGTTCCCGATCGTTGCCGAGTCGAAGGAGCACTGGGACCAGCTTTGTGAAAGCATGTACAAGGCCTTTATTGAGAGCAATCGCCAGGCAGCCACGGATACCGGTCAGGTCGTTCGCTTGAGGGCGGATCAGCTTCCCGATGATTGGGAGACGCTGCAGCTCAATGGCGAACTGCTGCAGGAGCGTCTTGCTCTCCTGTTGAAGAAGGCGGAGAAGCTTGCGCAAACCATTCGCGAGGCTTGGGACGATACGGAGATACAAGCGCAGCTAACGGACATATCCGGTACACTTAAGGACTTGCAAAGGTTGAAAGACACGATTAAGAAATTCATGAAGCTCAATGATTCATCGACTGTATACTGGCTGGAAGCACAGGCTGCATATCGTTACAAGTCGCTGCAGCTGGTAGCCGTGCCCATCGATGTGAGCGAACAGCTGCGAAGCTTGTTTTTTCAAGCAAAAGACAGCATCATCCTTACTTCTGCGACATTGTCTGTGAAGCAGTCGTTCGAGTATATTATAGATCAGCTAGGTTTGGCAGACGATTATGCCAGCGGCCGACTGCAAACGACAGTGCTCCCGTCTCCATTTGACTATCGCAGCAAGGTATTGGTCTGTATTCCGAGGGATTTCCCGAAGCTGAAAGGCGGAGGGCAAGGGGAAGAGGCATTTCTGCGTCAGCTTGCGTCTACGATTGTAGAAACAGCGGTTGCCACTCGCGGCCGTATGCTAGTGTTGTTTACATCGTATCGGATGCTGAAGCAGGCGCACGAGCTGCTGAAGGAGCCATTGGAATGGAACGGGATCGAGCTGCTTGGCCAAGGTGTGGAGACGCATAATCGCAGCAAGCTCACGCGCTGGTTTAAGGAGAGCGAAGCCTGTGTGCTGCTCGGCACAAGCAGCTTTTGGGAAGGCGTGGACATTCCCGGCGATGCGCTGACATGTCTGGCCATGGTTCGCCTGCCATTCCAGCCGCCCAATCACCCGCTGGTCGAAGCCAAGTGCGAACGATTGAAGCTGCAGAAAAAAAATCCGTTCATGCATTACTCCGTTCCGCAAGCGGTAATCCGATTCAAGCAGGGCTTCGGACGATTAATTCGTACCGCGCAGGATCAGGGGATTGTCATTCTATTTGATACCAGAGTGCTGGATACGTTTTATGGCAAGCATTTTCTGTACTCGCTGCCAGGACCGAAGATTGAACATATGAAGACGGATATGCTTGTACCGCGTGTTCAACAATGGTTGGATAGGGAGGAGCAGGTCCCGGCCAATCTCGTTGACGAAAAGGGGGAGCAAGGATGAAAGGACCGAAAATATCAGAAGCGGTTGTCAGAAGACTGCCCATCTACTTGCGTTACTTGAATGAGCTTGCGCTGTCGGAAGTACAAACTGTCTCTTCACAAGCGCTGGGCCAGAAGCTTGATCTCAATCCAGCGCAAATCCGCAAGGATCTGGCCTATTTCGGTGAATTTGGCAAGAAGGGGATCGGCTATGATGTGGGGTATTTGATAGAGAAAATACGTCATATACTGAAGCTGGACCAAATGATCCATGTTGCTTTGGTTGGCGCAGGCAATTTGGGTCAGGCCTTAAGCAATTACAACAAGTATTTGCAGGACAACATGAAGATTGTTTGCATCTTTGACGCCTCGCCTGCCAAGATTGGCACGACGATCAACAATATCGAGGTGCAGCCGATCGGGGCGCTGCAGCAAGTTGTGCAAGAGATGGGAGTGCGAGTCGGGATCATAACCGTGCCTGCTTCAGAGGCGCAAAATGTTGCAAACCGTTTTGTGCAAGCTGGAGTCGAGGCAATCCTTAACTTTGCGCCCGCTATTCTGAAGGTGCCTTCCGAAGTACGGGTTCATTATGCGGATTTCACGACAGAGCTTCATAGTCTGGCATATTATCTGGATTAGCTGTCAGACTTAGAACCAGAGTCATGGTAGCAGGCTTGACGGCATACATATAAGGCTGTCCCAGTATCATTCAAAAATGATCCTTGGACAGCCTTATATCGTTCGTATACGTCCGCATCCATTATCCCGCTATACCGATAGCAACCAACAGCTTGTACGACAGAAAAGCGATTAAAGCAGTGCCCGGCAATGTAAAGATCCAAGCCGAGACGATTTTGCCGGCAATGCCCCACCGTACCGAGCTTAACCTTCCGGTCATCCCTACGCCGATAATGGCGCCGGTGATCGTATGTGTGGAGCTGACCGGGATGCCGATTTTGGATACGGTTGTCAGAATCATAGCTGCCGCAGTTTCTGCAGCAAAGCCGTGAATCGGCTCCAGCTTGCTAAGGCGCATTCCCAACGTCTTGATAACTTTCCAACCACCGATCGCCGTTCCGAACGCAATAGCCAGACCGCAAGATGTAATGACCCAGAAAGGAATCGGATCGTCCATGGTAATGCCGCCGACTCCTCCGGCGACCAGCGCCATCATGATGATGCCCATCGCTTTCTGGGCATCGGAGCTGCCGTGGCTGAAGGCCATCCACGAAACGGATACAAGCTGAAGGATGCCGAATGATTTCTTCACCTTGGATGGCTGGACGCCGCCTACAATGATAAGGAGCAGCTTCATAATCAAGTAAGCGAGCACCGCACCGATAATCGGAGAAACCAGCATGGCAATCAATACCTTTTGTACTCCGCTCATGATCAAGATGCCGAACCCGCCGTGTGCGACTGCGGCTCCTATAATACCGCCAATCAAGGAATGGGAGGCGCTGATCGGCATGCCAATCAACGTCATAAGAATATTCCAGGTGATTGAACCTGCCAGGAGAGCGACGACGACGTAAAGGGTAATATGCTGCGGATCCACGATGCCTTGGCTGATCATCTTCGCTACAGCGGTGAAGGCGAAGGCCCCCGCCAAGTTGAGCACTGCCGCCAATAGAACGGCAGGCAATGGCTTCAGTACCCGTGTGCCTACTACTGTTGCAATTGCATTGGCTGAATCGTTCCAGCCGTTCGTAAAGTCAAATACCAGCGCCATGATGATGACAATGATTACCAGTAAACTGAAACCTTCAAGCATAGCGAAGTACCACGCTTTCCAGGATGTCAGCTACGTCTTCGCAAGCATCGGTAGTTTCTTCCAGCCTTTCATAGATTTCTTTCAGCTTGAAGTCGTGGTAAGGGTCTTTTGGATTTTTGAAGATTTCACGGATGCCTTCACGCATCAAGCGATCGCCCTCATTTTCAAGGCTGTTGATATGTAAAGTATGCTCGTGTATTTGCATGTACTTTTTCTTGCTCAGCAGCTTGAACGCTTGCAGCATATGCTCGCACTGCGAGACGAGCACCTCGGAGAACTGCTTCATGTAATCATCGCTGAAGGAAACGCTCAAGTAGTCGAAGCGCGCTAGAGAAGCCTCCATGCCATCCATGACATCGTCCATCCGGACCGCCAGTTCCATAATATCTTCGCGATCCAATGGCGTAATAAACACCTGGTTAAGCCCCTTGAACAATTCATGGGTGTAGGAATCTCCGGCATCCTCCAGTTCCTTCATGGACTGCAGGTAAGCGGACGGCTCCTTTTCGCCCATCAAGGCTTGTCTCAACAAATGCGAGCCCTTAACGCAGTTTTCTGCGGACTTAATCATCAGGTTGAGGAAATTCACATCGTCCTTTTTCCGAAATACGAGCATTCGTATCCCTCCTCAAGTATCTTTACACATTCTTAAAATTTACCACAGCCCTCATTCGACATGCAATGCAAAATTTGTTACATTAAGAAAGGATCGGATTGGAAAGGAGTCATGATGCAAAAATGGCGAAATTGTTGATCAAAAATGGGACCTTTATTACGATGAATAGCGACGATTGTGTTCTCCAGGGATCGATGGCCGTGGAAGAGGATCGTATCACATATTTGGGAAGCGGCGTGCCGGATGGCGAGTTTGACACAGTGATTGACGGTACATATAGAGTCTACATGCCCGGTTTTGTAAATACACATGGCCATGCCGCAATGTCCTTGCTTCGGGGCTACGCAGATGATCTGGCTCTTCAAGTATGGCTGGAGGAAAAAATGTGGCCCAACGAGGCGAAATTTACAGCGGAGGACGTCAAGTGGGGGACGATGCTCTCTGCCGCAGAGATGCTGTTAAGCGGCACAACCGCCTTCGTCGACATGTATGACCATATGGACCAGGTGGCTGCGGTTGTGGAACAGTCCGGCATGCGCGGCTGCCTGACGAGGGGCATGATTGGTCTAGTGCCGCCAGACGTGCAGCGGGCGAAGCTCGATGAGGCAACTGCCTTCGTCAGTGCGTGGCACGGGAAAGCAGACGGGCGCATCACTACGATGATGTCTCCGCATGCTCCATACACTTGTCCTCCGGAATTTATAGCCAACATTGTGCAAGCTGCGCATGAGCTGGATCAGCCGATACACATTCACATGTCGGAAACGGCGAGAGAAGTGGCGCAAAATGTCGAACAGTACGGCGAGCGTCCGGTGCGTCACCTTGAGAAACTGGGTGTGTTCAGTCGGCCGTGTCTGGTTGCCCATGGCGTTCATTTAACCGATGAGGAAATCTCTATATTGGCCAAGTATGACGTGCGTGTCTCTCACAATCCGGGCAGCAACCTGAAGCTGGCCAGCGGAATTGCCCGCGTGCCAGAACTGCTGCAAGCAGGCGTCCTCGTATCGCTCGGCACCGATAGCTCGGCAAGCAACAACAATTTGGACCTGCTGGAAGAGGTGCGGCTTGCCGCCCTGCTTCATAAGGGAACAACGGGCGACCCTACGGCTGTACCTGCTATGGAAGCTTTGAGGATGGGGACCGTATATGGAGCAAGGTCAATCTGGCTGGATGATGTAGGGACCTTGGAGATCGGCCAAAAAGCAGATTTTATCTCGATAAACCCGGAGAGATTGCATTACTACCCGAATACAAATTTCGTTTCGCATCTCGTCTATGCAGCGAATTCCTCAGATGTGATGGACGTTTGGGTCAATGGCAAGCAGTTGGTGAAAGATCGGGAGCTATTGACGTTGGATGAGGAACAGATCAAGCACCAATTTACTGCTTGCTATGAACGTGTGATCGGCAAATGAATGAACGCTGGAAGGTATGGTCGGCCGTTATCGCAGCTGCAGCCGCGATACTCTTCGCAGTCGTCTGGTATTATAACTTGATTCAAAGGCCGCTCTGGGACGAACAGCAGGCGGCGAGAAAGCTGGCGCTAGAGCAGACCCCCATTACGGAAATCACTTCAATAGAAACCTTCTCCGGGGCGGAATCCTATCAGATCGTATTCGGTACAGACGAAGCGGGCACCGAGTGGATCGTATGGGCGGGCAAAGAGGAGCTTCATGCGGAAAAGGCCGATGATGGATGGGCGAGGAACCAGATTCGTCTGATGATGCAGGAGAACGAGCCGGAAGCCGAGCTCATTCGCATCGTTCCCGGCGTATGGAAGGATGAATATGTGTGGGAGGTTTATTACCTGAAGCGGGAAAGCAGAGGGAAGCGCCATTATTACGACTATTACCGCTTTTCGGACGGGGAGAAGCTCACGACACTTCGCCTAAGCCTCATCCCGGACTGAATGCCAAGGAGGACTAACGGTATATCCGTTGGTCTTTTTTCTTTTTGATAATGGAAGGCAGCATTTCACAACCCGGGAGAGACTTCGGATGCACTAGGGAACAATCAACTTCATGCAAGAGTGAAGCTTAGTAAAGAAACCCCGACGATGGGATTGCTTCCACACATTGCTTACTTATTCTGACGCACTCATATGATATACTTGGATATATAAAATTATATATATTTGAGTGATAGAGAGGGGGACGCTGACGAAATGAAATTGCGTCTTTTGCCTATTGTCATAAGTGTCGTACTTGCTAGCGGCGTTCTTTTTGGAGGCTGGTTTGCATACCACAGCGTCGCCTTGAAGAATCCGCTTCATGATCATATTGCAGGCATTGAAGGAATTCAGGCAGTGGAAGCCGTTGCTGTCGAGCGAGATGCCGTGCGTGTTACGCTTTCCTTGTCCAATGATGCAAGCTTGCGGGCGATCAGAGAACAAATAGTGGAAGGAAACCCTTCTATATTTCAGAACCGCGAGCTTATTCTCAATCTGGATATGACTTCTAGCGAAGATTTGGAGCAGTGGTGGTCGCAAGCGCTGTTCGATGTAGCTGAAGCTATGGCTACCCGTCAGTACGGCAGTATCCCGACGGTGCTGGAAGGACGGGCGCATGTTTGGCCGAACCCGACAGTTCATACCGAAATGGACGAACAATACGTTTATGTGCGGTTGCAGGCGGGCGAACATGCCAAGTACATCATGCTGCCCCGGGAGCCTGTCATGTTGGGAGTGTGGCCCAATGAGTAAATGGGGAAAAGAGATTGCGATTGGTGTCGTGCCGGTCGTTTTGGTTTTTTTGCTGTTTATCGGGTTGAATATAGTCCCTATTTTGCTTGCTGGCTTGTTTATTGGGGCCTTGGTGTTTATGGCGCGGGCAAGAGGAATGATAGGAGTCGGGTCGAAAAATCATGACAAGCCGAAGAAGCCTTCTTATATGACCTTTGATGAGATAGGCGGGCAGGATCGGGCGAAGCAGGAGTTGAGAGAAGCTCTTGATTTTCTGATTAAGCGCGAGGAGATGCAAAAACTGGGCATTCGCCCTTTGAAAGGCATTCTGCTTACAGGGCCTCCCGGAACAGGGAAGACTTTGCTGGCCAAGGCCGCAGCGCACTATACCGATTCGGCGTTCGTCTCTGCGTCAGGCAGTGAATTCGTGGAAATGTATGTCGGCGTTGGTGCCAGCCGTGTGCGGGAACTGTTCAAGGAAGCGCGCACGCGCGCTGCGAAGGAGAACAAGGATAGCGCAGTTATTTTTATTGACGAGATTGATGTCATTGGCGGCAAGCGGGACGGCGGCCAGCATCGGGAATACGATCAGACCTTGAATCAATTGCTTACGGAAATGGACGGCATGAACACAACGGATTCACCGCGTATCTTCTTGATGGCAGCCACTAACCGCAAGGAAATGCTGGACAGCGCTTTGCTGCGCCCGGGCAGATTTGACCGTCACATTGCGGTAGACCTCCCGGACAAAAAGGGACGTCTGCATATTCTCAAGCTTCATGCCAAGAACAAGCCGCTGGATGAAGGCATTGATTTGGAGAAAGTGGCAGAGGAGTCGTTCCAGTTTTCCGGCGCTCAGCTGGAAAGCGTCATGAATGAAGCAGCCATTTATGCGTTGCGCGACGAGGCTTCGGCCATCGGGCAGCGGCATCTTGATATGGCGATTGATAAGGTCATGATGGGCGAGAAAACGGATCGCGAAACGACGAAGGAAGAGCGGGAACGTGTCGCGATTCATGAATTGGGACACGCTATCTCTGCTGAGCTTGTACGCCCGGGCGCTGTTTCTCAGGTAGCTCTGAGTCCGCGCGGGCAAGCGCTTGGTTACGTCAGGCATCATCCGCAGAAGGAGCATTACTTGTATACGAAATCATTCCTGGAAGAGCAAATTATGATCGCTTTGGGCGGCGCAGCGGCGGAGGAGATTTTCTATGGCGGGCGAAGCACTGGCTCGCGCAATGACTTTGAGCAGGCGATTCGCATCGTGCAGACGATGATCGAATCCGGGCTTACAGAGCTCGGCATCGTGCATCCGGACATGTTGACGAAGGAGGACTGGATGCGCGAGAATAAACGGATTCTGGACGATTTGTTCAGCCGTACGCGCCGGATGCTGGAGGAGCGCCGCGACGTATTTGAGCATTCTTTGGCGATAGTAATTCGTGAGGAAACTTTATCTGGCGAGCAGTTCCGCAGCTTGATGGCAGATGCTGCGGCAACGAGACAACCCGTTTCAGCATCCTAAGCTGGAATAAGATGATCCCCTGCAGAACTATTCGGCAGGGGATTTTTGCGATTCCCGACAGACTGTACATGTTTCTAATGTCTGTGCACATCCTACCTGTAGAGTTAATATTGAAGCGGAGCTCTCACAACGAGCAAAAGTCTTGTCTAATTTCTGAAACATGGTTCAGTTCTCTCCAACTTGACGATTAGATCGACAATAATACGTGAAATTCGATACAAAATTAGGTATGATCGAAGTAAACCGAGACTTTCAGGATGAGTGGGTGACGAAACATGCAATTATTTAAGCGCATTGGGGTCATTGGAGCCGGCACGATGGGGCAGGGCATTGCCGAAATGCTGTCAGCGAAAGGGCTGGATGTCTTGCTTGTAGAGAGATCGCAGGAAAGGCTGGACTGGGCCTGGGAATCTATTCAGATAAGCTTGGACAAGCAAATTGAGAAATGGGCCATTACCGAGACCGAGAAGAAGCTGGTCCTGTCCAGAATTGATCGAATTGCGGATTGGAGCGAGCTGTCCTCTTGCGACATGGTGATCGAAACCATTACGGAAGATTTGGAAATGAAGAAGCAGGTTTTTGCCCAGCTGGATCAGGTTTGCCGGGAGGATGCCATTATTGCCAGCAACACCTCTACCTTGAGCTTGACTGAGCTGGCGAGTAAAACGGCAAGGCCGGAGCGAATTATCGGCATGCATTTTCTGCATCCGGTTGCCAAGATCAATCTCGTCGAAATCATACGCGGTCTACATACAACGGACAAAACGTTCCAGTTAACGAAGCAGTTCGTGGAGGAAGTCATTCAAAAACAAGGGATTCTTGTGTATGAATCGCCGGGCTTTGTCACCACCCGGTTGATATGCACATTGATCAACGAGGCTCTCCATACGTTGAGCGAAGGGGTGGCATCAGCCGAAGATATTGATGCGGCGATGCGAATCGGGTACGATTTTCACCATGGCCCGCTGGAAATGGCTGACCGCTTCGGTCTGGATGCCGTGCTGGCAGCCATGGAGCGCATGTTCCGTGAATTCGGGGAAATTAAATATCGGCCTTCTTTCTTGCTGAAAAAGATGGTTCGGGGCGGCAAGCTTGGCGTCAAGACGGGAGAAGGATTTTTCAGGTATGACAAGGATGGTGATCGGCTGTGAAGATACTGGTCATTAATGCGGGCAGTTCCTCATTGAAATATCAGTTTTACGATATGAAGGATGAGACAGTATTGGCCAAGGGCAGAGTCGAACGCATCGGATTTGAGACATCGATTCTCGTTCATGAGCCTTCGGGGAAGCCCGATGTTCGGCATGTGAGCGAGATATTGGACCATACAACAGCCGTGCGCCACTTGCTGGATCAACTGGTGCATCCGGATCACGGCGTCATTGCCTCCATCGCTGACATTGATGCCGTGGGGCACCGTGTCGTGCATGGCGGCGAGAGTTTTTCGGAATCGGTCATTGTGGATGATCAGGTGAAGCGAGAAATTCGGAATTTGTTCGATCTTGCGCCGCTTCATAATCCGGCCCATATGATGGGCATCAATGCGGTTGAATTGAATATGCCGGATGTTCCCCAAGTCGTAGTGTTCGACACGGCCTTTCACCAGAGCATGCCGCCGAAAACCTACCTTTACCCAATTCCGATGGTGCTGTACCGCAAGCATAAGATTAGACGATACGGGTTCCACGGCACATCGCATATGTATGTGAGCGATCGGGCAGCCGCCTTTCTGGGCAAGCCGCTGGATCAGCTGAAGATGATCACATGCCATATTGGCAATGGCGCAAGCTGTACGGCCATCCTGGAAGGCAAATCCTACGATACAAGCATGGGGATGACACCTTTGGAAGGCTTAATGATGGGGACGAGAAGCGGTGATCTTGATCCGGCCGTAGTGCCCTTAGCTATGGCAAAGCACGATCTGAACGTCAGCGAGGTCAATTCGATGCTCAACAAGCATAGCGGATTGCAGGCCGTTTCCGGTTTGAGCTCCGATATGCGGGAAATTATTGAGGCGATGCAAGCCGGTGACAAGCAGGCCGCGCTCGCTTTCGAAATGTATGAGTACCGGATTCGCAAATATATCGGCAGCTATGCAGCCGCCATGAACGGGGTAGATGCTGTCGTCTTTACAGCGGGAGTTGGCGAGAATGCGGCCCTGCTTCGCGAGCGCATTTGCGAACAGCTGTCTTATCTGGGCGTGGAACTGGATAGGGAACGGAACAACGAGCAATCATCTTCGGATCGGCGTATAACTACGGAGCAATCGCGGGTGCAGGTATTGGTCATTCCGACGAATGAAGAGCTTGTTATTGCAAGAGATACGTATCGACTGGTCAACAACAGAGGAGACGAAAGAGGAGAATAAATGCGTATGGGAGCAGCATTTCATGAAGGTGTAGCACTTGCATATGGCGACGGAGTTGTGAATGTGCCTTACTCGCTTTTGCGCTATTATCACAAGCTCGGATTGGGAGAGACTGAGATGATGCTGCTTTTGCAGCTCCTTGCCTTCAAGGAGAAGGAGCTGAATGCATTCCCGACTCCGGACGAGCTGAGCGAACGAATGGGCTTGCCGCTCGATGCCATTGCCGGTACGCTGGGCCGACTTGTCAAGCAAGGGTGGCTGTTTATTGAGGAGAAGATTGATCCGGCCAGCGGAGTCCAATCGGAATGCTATTCTCTGACGCCGTTGTATAGGAGATTGGCTGAAACGCTTCTTGCGGAACAGGAACAGCATGCAGCTGTCGACATGGACTTGCCGGCGCCGGAAACATTCGGTCAACGTCAAAGTGCAGCAAGCATATCGATGGAAGCGACGGACGCAGCTTCTGCTTCTGCCGCGGTTGCGGAGAAGGACGTTTATTTTATATTCGAGAAAGAATTTGCACGGCCGCTCACACCGATGGAGGGAGAGACAATTGCTGGTTGGCTTGATGCGGATGGTTACCCCAGAGAGCTGGTGCTGCTTGCCTTGAAGGAGGCTGTTTTCGCCGGCAAGCTCAATTTTCGCTACATTGATCGGATCTTGCTGGAGTGGCAGCGGAACCGAATTCGTACGGCGGAGCAAGCGAAGGAATTTACAAAGCAGTTTCGCTCCGGACGCTAGGGCTGCTTACGCTCGCCCGCCATGCTGCAGCTGGTTCATTGTTAGAAATTGCTGCAGATCAAACAACTGCCAGCATGACGGGAGCGCACCTTCGCTGCAGGCGGAAAGCTTATGGCTGTCATCCAGCTCATAAGCTTGGAATGAGAAGTTTTCCGCTCCTGCACCGCGTCCTGCAAATCCGTCAGCCGTTCTTAGTATCGAGAACTGCTTCAAGGGCATGGACAATCCAGTCCCCAGCGCTTTAATGTAACTTTCTTTCATCGTCCACAATCGGTAAAAATACGCTGGCTGCTGTTCTGCCGCGTGTCCTCTTAAATCCGAAAGTTCCCGGTCGGTCAGGACACTTTCGGCAACTTGCCAGAGCATGTCGCCTATTTGCTCAACATCAATGCCGATTCGGCTTCCGTCCTTGGTGGTGAACAGCACCACCCAATCGCCGGAATGAGATAGATTGAAGCGATAGGAATTGCTGCCGGAAATTTCCGGTTTCCCGTATTCCCCCAATTGAAAACGAATAGATGAAAGGGAGAGATTCAAGTCCGCTGCCGCAACCAGGCGGATCATCGCTTCCCCCATCAAGGAACGGCACGTATCGATCTCCCGCAAGAAACGGCCGGAACGCTCCAGCCGCTCCTTCGTGACAAGGGTGCATAATTGTTCGTATCTTCTCCCCTCCAGCATCTCTGACACGCGCCAGGCATAAATGTTCATGCCAATGCCCCTTTCCTTGTCAGGGTGAAGCTAAGCCTGAAGTGCTAAACGACGATACTCGTATTCGAATAAAAATTCAAATGCTTCCAGATGACGTTTGGCTTCGAAGGGAGTTTCTCCCCAAGCATATATACCGTGGTTGCGAAGCAATATGCCGGGTACTGCCCGATTCAATGCCCCTTCTACGAGTGCTGCGATTTTGGGAATATCCGCATAGTTGGGCAAAATCGGGATATGGATCTCCGCATCTTCCTCCCAAATGTTGAACGCCTTGATCAACTCTACCCCTTTGATGGCCACGCTGCCTTGATCGCCGAACCGTTCGGAAATCAAGTTGTTGTAGACAGTATGGACGTGATACACCGCACCGCAGCCCGTTAAGCGGTAAATCTCACAGTGAATGAGCGTTTCCGCAGACGGTCTTAGCGAGGTGGTTTCCACGGGCTTCCCCTGCTCGTTGACAAGCAAGAAATCTTCAGGCGTGTTGACTGATTTGTCTTTTCCGCTGGCCGTGATGGCGAAGTGAAAGGAGGGCGCCGCAGCGCTCGCCGGTTCATCGCCGAGTCGAATGGACATATTGCCGCTTGTAGCGGGGAACCAGCCTTTGGAGGCCAACACCGCCTTGTCCGCGGCCAACTGGGCAAACACTCGCTGCCGGTCTTCTGCTGTATATGATGTGGTCATTTAACTTTCCTCCGTTTTCCTGATGCTCGCACCCTCCTGGAGCAGGCGCGTATGAAGTTGCTGGAGCGATTGCGCTACGGAATGAAAGTCCTCGAAGGCTTCGTAAGGGATTCCGTTAGTCTTGCATTGCTCCAAGAGATGGGAACGGGCGAAAACATAGTCTGCTGCTTTGGCTGCCTCGAAATCAGTAATGCTGTCCCCGATCACAATCCGATAGTAATGCTGCGGGGCGAATTGCCTCATAATGCGAGGCTTGCACGTGCCGCAATCATTGCTGCAATGTTCGTCGCAAGCATGCGGCCATTCAATGCGAATGTACTCGCTGTCGAAATGGCCTTCATTGCAATATACATGTTCAGGCGCTATCGGAAATTGTGCCAGAAGCGGCCGGATAAAGAAATCAATGCCGCCGCTGACAACATAGAACGGGATGTTCAGCTTTCGACACGCGTCAAGCAGCTCGCGAAAGCCGGGGCGAATCTCGGCATTGTCGACCGAATAGCGAATGATCTCCTCCTTGCGGGAGGCAGGCAGAGAAGCGAACAGGGCGGTAACCCCATCGCGAATGCTCCGCCGCTTGCTAATGATATCATCGACCGTGTCCGCCCAGCCGGGCGGATCG includes:
- a CDS encoding inorganic phosphate transporter, whose amino-acid sequence is MLEGFSLLVIIVIIMALVFDFTNGWNDSANAIATVVGTRVLKPLPAVLLAAVLNLAGAFAFTAVAKMISQGIVDPQHITLYVVVALLAGSITWNILMTLIGMPISASHSLIGGIIGAAVAHGGFGILIMSGVQKVLIAMLVSPIIGAVLAYLIMKLLLIIVGGVQPSKVKKSFGILQLVSVSWMAFSHGSSDAQKAMGIIMMALVAGGVGGITMDDPIPFWVITSCGLAIAFGTAIGGWKVIKTLGMRLSKLEPIHGFAAETAAAMILTTVSKIGIPVSSTHTITGAIIGVGMTGRLSSVRWGIAGKIVSAWIFTLPGTALIAFLSYKLLVAIGIAG
- a CDS encoding redox-sensing transcriptional repressor Rex codes for the protein MKGPKISEAVVRRLPIYLRYLNELALSEVQTVSSQALGQKLDLNPAQIRKDLAYFGEFGKKGIGYDVGYLIEKIRHILKLDQMIHVALVGAGNLGQALSNYNKYLQDNMKIVCIFDASPAKIGTTINNIEVQPIGALQQVVQEMGVRVGIITVPASEAQNVANRFVQAGVEAILNFAPAILKVPSEVRVHYADFTTELHSLAYYLD
- a CDS encoding amidohydrolase → MAKLLIKNGTFITMNSDDCVLQGSMAVEEDRITYLGSGVPDGEFDTVIDGTYRVYMPGFVNTHGHAAMSLLRGYADDLALQVWLEEKMWPNEAKFTAEDVKWGTMLSAAEMLLSGTTAFVDMYDHMDQVAAVVEQSGMRGCLTRGMIGLVPPDVQRAKLDEATAFVSAWHGKADGRITTMMSPHAPYTCPPEFIANIVQAAHELDQPIHIHMSETAREVAQNVEQYGERPVRHLEKLGVFSRPCLVAHGVHLTDEEISILAKYDVRVSHNPGSNLKLASGIARVPELLQAGVLVSLGTDSSASNNNLDLLEEVRLAALLHKGTTGDPTAVPAMEALRMGTVYGARSIWLDDVGTLEIGQKADFISINPERLHYYPNTNFVSHLVYAANSSDVMDVWVNGKQLVKDRELLTLDEEQIKHQFTACYERVIGK
- a CDS encoding DUF47 domain-containing protein, producing the protein MLVFRKKDDVNFLNLMIKSAENCVKGSHLLRQALMGEKEPSAYLQSMKELEDAGDSYTHELFKGLNQVFITPLDREDIMELAVRMDDVMDGMEASLARFDYLSVSFSDDYMKQFSEVLVSQCEHMLQAFKLLSKKKYMQIHEHTLHINSLENEGDRLMREGIREIFKNPKDPYHDFKLKEIYERLEETTDACEDVADILESVVLRYA
- the dinG gene encoding ATP-dependent DNA helicase DinG, which produces MKFVVIDFETTGNSAEDQIIQVGAAVVEDDTISRMYSSFVKPDIPIPAFIERLTGIHDDMVKDAPELEEVMNELLPLLDGSVLVAHHAAFDAGFLQRALEQCGYAPFGGPVLDTMDLLRMLYPGLGSLQLSMVAAAFGIEHERAHQADSDAEVTARIFLQILDKLESLPLLTIQRLCHLFDRPEVTQAADLAWFLGELRTRKEQQIQMEEKESDYFRQFVLRVSEWTEERPARDEEDEAFDLEPEFAKFYEQFKEEAVKRFPQFEPREAQDQMIHEVYQCLSEDKHLLIEAGTGTGKSLGYLIPALHYSILHEQKVTVSTHTINLQEQLRQRDIPLLNELFPVPFRAAVLKGRSHYLCLRKFEHKINHRDFDAIKDDLVAASQMVIWLGETDHGDEEELQFGNKGAEFWSDVSSDADSCLNRACPWFRRCFYHRAKHQANIADVVITNHSLLFTDTQADSRLLPAYSRLIVDEAHHFEETAAKHLGSQANYFGLLNTLGWLYKDGQNGRLPALARMLRSEAASAPTEAYPEQWAEETEALFPIVAESKEHWDQLCESMYKAFIESNRQAATDTGQVVRLRADQLPDDWETLQLNGELLQERLALLLKKAEKLAQTIREAWDDTEIQAQLTDISGTLKDLQRLKDTIKKFMKLNDSSTVYWLEAQAAYRYKSLQLVAVPIDVSEQLRSLFFQAKDSIILTSATLSVKQSFEYIIDQLGLADDYASGRLQTTVLPSPFDYRSKVLVCIPRDFPKLKGGGQGEEAFLRQLASTIVETAVATRGRMLVLFTSYRMLKQAHELLKEPLEWNGIELLGQGVETHNRSKLTRWFKESEACVLLGTSSFWEGVDIPGDALTCLAMVRLPFQPPNHPLVEAKCERLKLQKKNPFMHYSVPQAVIRFKQGFGRLIRTAQDQGIVILFDTRVLDTFYGKHFLYSLPGPKIEHMKTDMLVPRVQQWLDREEQVPANLVDEKGEQG